A window from Acidobacteriota bacterium encodes these proteins:
- a CDS encoding type I 3-dehydroquinate dehydratase yields MAGVEVVEVVTGRTTAEVRAGRDRAVAGLVELRIDGVDDLDVAAVLAGRRTPVIVTCRARWEGGHFDGSEEERLGILARAVALGAEYVDVEWRADRRRFAERGRTALVVSHHDFERVPADLADRVRAMAAEDADVIKVAVTPSRLGECLTLREAMRLDRPHVAIAMGAAGQVSRLCPWLFGSCWTYGGSNAPGQVTAGEMIDVYRVTMASASTAVYGITGAPLVHSASPAMHNAAFHALGLDAIYVTFESRDADDLLAAAEALGVRGLSVTAPLKPAMHARVASTDDLSAAIGAVNTLRRRDHGWEGRNFDASGFLAPLRREGRRLRGSRAVVLGAGGTARTVTWALAREGARVEVAARRADQAERVAAEFGAAAVPWPPVPGWDLLVNTTPVGTWPSVEVSPLEPAAIGGGLVYDLVYNPRETRLLRLARDAGADVLGGLEMLVGQACHQFEWWTGQPAPAAVMAEAADAFIARTRNDAP; encoded by the coding sequence ATGGCAGGAGTCGAAGTCGTCGAGGTCGTGACCGGCCGGACGACGGCCGAGGTGCGCGCGGGGCGGGATCGGGCGGTCGCCGGCCTGGTCGAGTTGCGCATCGACGGCGTGGACGATCTGGACGTGGCGGCTGTCCTCGCCGGCCGCCGCACGCCCGTCATCGTCACCTGCCGGGCGCGCTGGGAAGGCGGGCACTTCGACGGCAGCGAGGAGGAACGGCTCGGCATCCTGGCGCGTGCCGTCGCGCTCGGTGCCGAGTACGTGGACGTCGAGTGGCGGGCCGACCGCCGGCGTTTCGCGGAGCGCGGCCGGACGGCGCTCGTCGTCTCGCATCACGACTTCGAGCGCGTGCCGGCGGATCTCGCCGATCGGGTGCGGGCCATGGCGGCCGAGGACGCCGACGTCATCAAGGTTGCAGTGACGCCGTCGCGGTTGGGCGAGTGCCTGACGCTGCGCGAGGCGATGCGCCTCGATCGTCCGCACGTGGCGATCGCCATGGGCGCGGCCGGACAGGTCAGCCGCCTGTGCCCCTGGCTGTTCGGCTCGTGCTGGACGTACGGCGGGTCGAACGCGCCGGGCCAGGTGACCGCGGGGGAGATGATCGACGTCTATCGAGTCACGATGGCCTCCGCGTCGACGGCCGTCTACGGGATCACCGGCGCACCGCTCGTGCACTCGGCGTCGCCGGCCATGCACAACGCGGCGTTCCACGCGCTCGGGCTCGATGCGATCTACGTCACGTTCGAGTCGCGCGACGCCGACGATCTGCTCGCGGCGGCCGAGGCGCTCGGCGTGCGCGGCCTGAGCGTGACGGCGCCGCTCAAGCCGGCGATGCACGCGCGCGTCGCGTCGACCGACGATCTGTCGGCGGCGATCGGCGCGGTCAATACGCTGCGCCGGCGCGACCACGGCTGGGAAGGGCGCAACTTCGACGCGAGCGGGTTCCTGGCGCCGCTTCGCCGCGAAGGGCGGCGGCTGCGTGGGAGTCGCGCCGTCGTGCTCGGCGCCGGCGGCACCGCCCGCACCGTGACCTGGGCGCTGGCGCGCGAAGGCGCGCGCGTCGAGGTCGCGGCGCGCCGCGCCGATCAGGCCGAACGCGTCGCCGCCGAGTTCGGCGCCGCCGCCGTGCCGTGGCCGCCCGTGCCCGGGTGGGATCTGCTGGTCAACACGACGCCGGTCGGCACGTGGCCGTCGGTCGAGGTGTCGCCGCTGGAGCCGGCGGCGATCGGCGGAGGGCTCGTCTACGACCTCGTCTACAACCCGCGCGAGACCCGGCTGCTGCGGCTCGCTCGCGACGCCGGCGCGGACGTGCTCGGCGGTCTCGAGATGCTGGTCGGCCAGGCCTGCCATCAGTTCGAGTGGTGGACCGGCCAGCCGGCGCCGGCGGCCGTGATGGCCGAGGCCGCGGACGCTTTCATCGCACGCACGAGGAACGACGCGCCATGA
- a CDS encoding sigma-70 family RNA polymerase sigma factor has product MSSTTNVKPARVLPWSETYSGDWALVQQCAAGDDDACTRLVTDHQRMVYQLSLQLLGDPQEALDLSQEVFLRVFRTLGQFRGQSALKTWIYRIVVNQASNRQRWWRRRRKSQQVPLEELAALGGELTESRNFAQPDRVFQQRETAGRVWAALDDLPFDQRTAIVLREIHGLSYEEIGESLSVAVGTVKSRLARARATLRDRLVEA; this is encoded by the coding sequence ATGTCGAGTACCACGAACGTGAAGCCCGCCCGAGTCCTCCCGTGGTCGGAGACCTATAGCGGCGATTGGGCGCTGGTGCAGCAGTGTGCGGCTGGCGACGATGATGCGTGCACGCGGCTGGTCACGGACCATCAGCGCATGGTGTATCAATTGAGCCTGCAGTTGCTCGGCGATCCGCAGGAGGCGCTCGACCTGTCGCAGGAGGTGTTCCTCCGCGTCTTTCGCACCCTCGGCCAGTTTCGCGGGCAGTCTGCCCTGAAGACCTGGATCTACCGGATCGTCGTCAATCAGGCCTCGAACCGGCAACGCTGGTGGCGGCGGCGCCGTAAGTCACAGCAGGTGCCGCTCGAGGAGCTGGCGGCGCTCGGCGGCGAGCTGACGGAGTCGCGGAACTTCGCGCAGCCGGACCGGGTCTTCCAGCAGCGCGAAACCGCGGGCCGCGTGTGGGCGGCGCTCGACGACCTGCCGTTCGATCAGCGGACGGCCATCGTGCTTCGCGAGATCCACGGGCTGAGTTACGAGGAAATCGGCGAGTCGTTGAGCGTGGCCGTCGGGACCGTGAAATCGCGGCTCGCACGGGCGCGCGCGACCCTGCGCGACAGGCTGGTGGAAGCATGA
- a CDS encoding tetratricopeptide repeat protein: protein MRRLAVILASTAAVVAVVLLVQHLEREREYRRLLAEGEAALADGRSAVAIELFSGALALRPSSMPAYYRRGEAYRAQGFDEQAVRDLREAARLAPTAAQPLIALGAVYDQRSEPAAAAEWYGRAAMRLKDEDPALLYAWALALYRTGAPAAAREPLQRALARNDGMAEAHYLLGLVYRDAGDLAQAAASLEHAIRLAPPLVAAREELADLYRERGQPADEMAQLHALAALDAQVDRRLALGLARARAGEFDEALATLDAAAAEAPNDSRVWLAIGRVRLGQAEHGHDRHAVTAALATLERALAGSARRSEGLALFGRALFLSGDTSGAERILAEAVATSPVDPEAFAFLADAAERNGHAGVARRALVDLDALDGDTVPAAVRVARARRIGALSLEAGDPRHALAALTEAANASPSDPDTLGLLARARWLTGDADGARAALREALALDAADPALRTLSRTIR, encoded by the coding sequence GTGCGCCGGCTGGCGGTGATTCTCGCGTCGACGGCGGCTGTCGTGGCCGTCGTGCTCCTGGTCCAACACCTCGAGCGCGAGCGGGAGTACAGGCGGCTGCTCGCGGAGGGCGAGGCGGCGCTCGCCGACGGGCGGAGTGCCGTCGCCATCGAGCTGTTCAGCGGCGCGCTCGCGCTTCGGCCGAGCTCGATGCCGGCGTACTACCGCCGTGGCGAGGCGTATCGTGCGCAGGGGTTCGACGAGCAGGCCGTCCGGGATTTGCGCGAGGCCGCGCGGCTCGCTCCGACCGCGGCCCAGCCGCTCATCGCGCTCGGCGCCGTGTACGACCAGCGCAGCGAGCCGGCGGCGGCGGCCGAGTGGTACGGCCGAGCGGCGATGCGGCTCAAGGACGAGGATCCGGCGCTGCTCTACGCCTGGGCGCTCGCGCTGTATCGCACGGGCGCACCGGCCGCTGCGCGCGAGCCCTTGCAACGCGCGCTCGCGCGCAACGACGGCATGGCCGAAGCGCACTACCTGCTGGGACTCGTGTATCGCGACGCGGGCGATCTCGCGCAAGCCGCGGCGTCGCTCGAACACGCGATCCGTCTCGCGCCGCCGCTCGTCGCCGCCCGTGAGGAGCTCGCCGACCTGTACCGCGAACGTGGCCAGCCGGCCGACGAGATGGCGCAGCTCCACGCGCTCGCGGCGTTGGATGCGCAAGTGGACCGGCGCCTCGCGCTCGGCCTGGCGCGAGCACGGGCTGGCGAGTTCGACGAGGCGCTCGCCACGCTGGACGCGGCGGCCGCCGAGGCTCCCAACGACTCGCGCGTGTGGCTCGCAATCGGCCGGGTCCGCCTCGGCCAGGCCGAACACGGCCACGATCGGCACGCGGTGACGGCCGCGCTCGCCACGCTGGAACGTGCGCTGGCCGGCTCGGCGCGGCGGAGCGAAGGGCTGGCGTTGTTCGGCCGGGCGCTGTTCCTGTCGGGCGACACCTCCGGGGCGGAGCGTATCCTCGCAGAAGCCGTCGCCACGTCGCCGGTCGATCCCGAAGCCTTCGCATTCCTCGCCGACGCGGCCGAACGCAACGGGCACGCCGGCGTGGCGCGGCGCGCGCTCGTGGATCTGGACGCGCTCGACGGTGACACGGTGCCGGCCGCCGTGCGGGTCGCGCGTGCGCGCCGGATCGGTGCCCTGTCACTCGAGGCCGGCGATCCGCGCCATGCGCTCGCCGCGCTGACCGAAGCCGCCAACGCCTCGCCGTCCGATCCCGACACGCTCGGCCTGCTCGCGCGGGCCCGCTGGCTCACCGGCGACGCCGACGGTGCGCGAGCGGCGCTCCGGGAGGCCCTCGCACTCGACGCAGCCGACCCGGCCCTGCGCACGCTCTCGCGAACGATCAGGTGA
- a CDS encoding ABC transporter permease, translated as MIRRLGAFVILVIVIAAIVGPAVLPDDPVTQDLAERLTGPSWRHPFGRDELGRDVLVRLAAGARVSLLVGLAVVSLSAAIGTVVGAVAGYAGGWVDELTGRVIDVLLAFPGILLAIALVAVLGPSITNVVLALVAIGWVGYARLVRGQVLRLRELEYVQAARALGASTTRVLGRHVVPATFPAVTVQGTLGMASAIIAEASLSFLGLGVQPPTPSWGTMLDAGRSHLFDAPHLTIFPGLAIALVVLGFNILGDALRDRLDPRVT; from the coding sequence ATGATCCGTCGCCTCGGCGCCTTCGTCATCCTCGTCATCGTGATTGCCGCGATTGTCGGACCGGCCGTCCTGCCCGATGATCCGGTCACGCAGGATCTGGCCGAGAGGCTGACGGGGCCGAGTTGGCGGCATCCGTTCGGGCGGGACGAGCTCGGGCGCGACGTGCTGGTGCGGCTGGCTGCCGGCGCGCGGGTGTCGCTGCTCGTCGGCCTGGCCGTCGTGTCGCTCTCGGCCGCCATCGGCACGGTCGTCGGCGCCGTTGCGGGCTATGCGGGCGGCTGGGTGGACGAGCTCACGGGGCGCGTGATCGACGTGCTGCTGGCGTTCCCCGGCATCCTGCTGGCGATCGCGCTCGTCGCCGTCCTCGGCCCGAGCATCACCAACGTCGTTCTGGCGCTCGTGGCGATTGGTTGGGTCGGCTACGCACGGCTCGTTCGCGGCCAGGTCCTCAGGCTGCGCGAATTGGAGTACGTCCAGGCCGCGCGCGCGCTTGGGGCATCCACGACGCGGGTGCTCGGCCGGCATGTCGTGCCCGCGACCTTTCCCGCGGTCACGGTGCAGGGAACGCTCGGCATGGCGAGCGCCATCATCGCCGAGGCGTCGCTCAGCTTTCTCGGGCTCGGCGTGCAGCCGCCGACGCCCAGTTGGGGCACGATGCTCGACGCCGGCCGGTCGCACCTGTTCGACGCGCCGCACCTCACGATCTTCCCCGGTCTGGCCATCGCGCTCGTCGTGCTGGGCTTCAACATCCTCGGCGACGCGCTGCGCGACCGGCTCGATCCGCGCGTCACCTGA
- a CDS encoding ABC transporter permease, which translates to MLRFIARRLVLTMVVLAGVATLVFALIHLVPGDPAAAMLGESASPADLADLRAKLGLDAPLFAQYRAYMTGVVAGDLGTSFRYNTPVTREIAARMGATAQLALVAMAIAIAIALPLGVAAALQRGRALDHAAMTMALAGVAMPNFWLGPVLAIVFSVGLGWLPVSGTGTWRHLVLPAVTLGASLAAITARMTRAALVEELGELYVLAARARGLSRTRAVVAHALRNSLIPVVTILGLQLGSVLTGTIITETIFAWPGVGRLLIQAINFRDYPLVQGCILLIAVTYVTMNFVVDLLYAWLDPRIRYQ; encoded by the coding sequence ATGTTGCGCTTCATCGCGCGCCGCCTCGTGCTGACGATGGTGGTGCTGGCGGGCGTCGCCACGCTCGTCTTCGCGCTCATTCACCTCGTGCCCGGCGATCCGGCCGCGGCGATGCTCGGCGAATCGGCGTCGCCCGCCGACCTGGCGGACCTGCGCGCGAAGCTCGGTCTGGACGCGCCGCTCTTCGCCCAGTACCGCGCCTACATGACGGGCGTCGTCGCGGGCGATCTCGGCACTTCGTTCCGCTACAACACGCCGGTGACGCGCGAGATCGCCGCGCGGATGGGCGCCACCGCCCAGCTCGCGCTCGTGGCCATGGCCATCGCGATCGCGATCGCGCTGCCGCTCGGCGTCGCGGCCGCCCTCCAGCGCGGGCGTGCGCTCGACCACGCTGCGATGACGATGGCGCTGGCGGGAGTGGCGATGCCGAACTTCTGGCTCGGACCGGTGCTCGCGATCGTCTTCTCGGTCGGCCTCGGCTGGCTGCCGGTGTCGGGCACCGGCACGTGGCGGCATCTCGTCCTGCCGGCCGTCACGCTCGGCGCGTCGCTCGCCGCCATTACCGCGCGCATGACGCGGGCCGCGCTCGTCGAGGAGCTCGGCGAGCTGTACGTGCTGGCGGCGCGCGCGCGCGGCCTGTCGCGGACACGCGCGGTCGTCGCCCACGCCTTGCGGAACAGCCTGATCCCGGTCGTAACGATTCTCGGGCTGCAATTGGGCTCGGTGCTGACCGGGACGATCATCACCGAGACGATCTTCGCGTGGCCCGGCGTGGGCAGGCTGCTCATCCAGGCGATCAACTTCCGCGACTATCCGCTGGTGCAGGGCTGCATCCTGCTCATTGCCGTGACGTACGTCACGATGAACTTCGTCGTCGACCTGCTGTACGCCTGGCTCGATCCGAGGATCCGGTACCAATGA